From a single Syngnathus scovelli strain Florida chromosome 2, RoL_Ssco_1.2, whole genome shotgun sequence genomic region:
- the LOC125987709 gene encoding 6-phosphofructo-2-kinase/fructose-2,6-bisphosphatase 2 isoform X2 — MAARHQKPTDMTDGLMESKRTEKKCSWASYMTNSPTVIVMIGLPARGKTYMSKKLTRYLNWIGVPTKVFNLGVYRRQAVKSYKSYDFFRHDNEEAMQIRKKCALVALQDVKSYLNEEGGQIAVFDATNTTRERRELILNFAKNNSYKVFFVESICDDPDVIATNILDVKVSSPDYPERDRESVMGDFLKRIECYKVTYQPLDPDEHDRSLSFIQVINVGRRFLVNRVQDYIQSKIVYYLMNIHVHSHSIYLCRHGESHHNLQGRIGGDSELSDRGKQFSVALKGFVEEHRLSDLKVWTSQLRRTIQTAEELGVPYEQWKILNEIDAGVCEEMTYKTIEETYPDEYAMRYQDKYHYRYPGGESYQDLVQRLEPVIMELERQGNVLVICHQAVMRCLLAYFLDKSADDLPYLKCPLHTVLKLTPVAYGCKVDMFDLKVEAVNTHRDRPL, encoded by the exons ATGGCTGCCCGCCATCAGAAACCTACAGACATGACAGACGGCTTGATGGAGTCCAAACGGACTGAGAAAAAGTGCT CTTGGGCCTCCTACATGACCAATTCTCCAACTGTGATCGTGATGATCGGGTTGCCTGCTCGGGGGAAAACCTACATGTCCAAGAAGTTGACGCGTTACCTCAATTGGATTGGAGTGCCAACTAAAG TATTTAACCTTGGAGTCTATAGGAGACAAGCCGTGAAGTCGTACAAGTCCTATGACTTTTTCAGACATGACAACGAAGAAGCCATGCAAATAAGAAA AAAATGCGCTCTGGTGGCACTACAAGATGTCAAGTCCTACTTGAatgaggaaggagggcagattgcG GTGTTTGATGCTACCAACACCACCAGGGAGAGGAGGGAACTCATTCTTAATTTTGCGAAGAATAATTCATATAAG gTGTTTTTTGTGGAATCCATATGTGATGATCCAGATGTCATTGCTACAAACATCCTG GACGTGAAGGTGTCCAGTCCAGACTacccagagagagacagagaaagtGTCATGGGCGATTTTCTCAAGAGGATAGAGTGTTATAAAGTAACTTACCAGCCTTTGGATCCAGACGAACATGACAG GAGCCTGTCCTTTATTCAGGTCATCAACGTCGGCCGTCGTTTCCTGGTCAACAGAGTGCAGGATTACATTCAGAGCAAAATTGTCTACTACCTCATGAACATCCACGTGCACTCCCACTCCATCTACCTCTGTCGACACGGAGAGAGCCATCACAATCTGCAGGGACGCATTGGCGGCGACTCTGAGCTGTCAGACCGAGGAAAACAG ttttctgTGGCACTAAAGGGTTTTGTAGAAGAACATCGTCTGTCAGACCTAAAAGTTTGGACCAGTCAACTGCGACGCACCATTCAAACTGCAGAGGAGCTTGGCGTTCCCTACGAGCAGTGGAAGATCCTGAACGAGATAGATGCT GGAGTTTGTGAAGAAATGACATACAAAACCATTGAGGAAACGTACCCAGATGAGTACGCCATGAGATACCAGGACAAGTATCACTACCGCTATCCTGGAGGAGAG TCTTATCAGGACCTGGTGCAGCGTCTGGAGCCGgttatcatggagctggagcggCAAGGCAACGTGCTGGTTATCTGTCATCAAGCCGTCATGCGGTGCCTGCTTGCTTACTTTCTGGACAAGAGCgcag ATGATCTTCCATATTTGAAGTGTCCCCTGCACACTGTCCTCAAACTCACCCCTGTGGCTTATG GTTGTAAAGTGGATATGTTTGACCTAAAGGTGGAGGCTGTCAACACTCACAGGGACAGACCATTA TGA
- the LOC125987710 gene encoding membrane cofactor protein isoform X1, which produces MRTIVCIIFCSFFLLFDTAEVPKRCSAPPKYPSTRLHNKFSTRSKFDSGEKVYYKCTENLVAYAGSLSVMCVNGTWTTLTLKCDKMLCGSAGEIRNGRFTYTGVEFGDIATAHCDDGFQLFGRRTRKCMSFGWDGHPPSCEAVVCDEPPEVANAERNGNEEALYKYKSVIVYECRTGTLLGNKVIWCMENGTWSTPPSCREITCPSPKVPNASWTRAHTRLYQHRDTIDINCRHGYTVVGASTVTCGDDGQWSPSLPKCRRMCKTTTLVEIDHRIIIVIPFLNTFNSSFLPPFFFFFLLARRTKWQSRYGV; this is translated from the exons ATGAGGACCATTGTGTGCATTATTTTCTGTTCattctttttattatttgacACAG CCGAGGTTCCAAAGCGATGCTCAGCGCCGCCCAAGTATCCATCCACCAGACTCCACAACAAATtcagcaccagaagcaagttCGACAGTGGGGAGAAAGTTTACTACAAGTGCACCGAGAACTTGGTTGCATACGCGGGCAGCCTGTCCGTGATGTGCGTCAATGGAACCTGGACTACTTTGACACTCAAATGCGACA AGATGCTGTGTGGCTCTGCTGGGGAGATTCGAAACGGACGCTTTACGTATACCGGCGTAGAATTTGGAGACATTGCTACAGCTCATTGTGATGATGG GTTTCAGCTTTTCGGACGGCGAACCAGGAAATGCATGAGTTTCGGCTGGGATGGTCACCCTCCCTCTTGTGAAG CCGTGGTGTGCGATGAGCCTCCAGAGGTGGCCAACGCAGAGCGAAACGGCAACGAGGAAGCATTGTACAAGTACAAGAGTGTGATTGTGTATGAATGTCGCACGGGGACCCTCCTGGGGAACAAGGTCATATGGTGCATGGAGAACGGCACATGGAGCACACCGCCTTCATGCAGAG AAATCACATGTCCATCTCCAAAAGTGCCCAACGCCTCCTGGACGCGAGCTCACACCAGGCTTTATCAACACCGGGACACGATCGACATCAACTGTCGCCATGGTTACACAGTGGTGGGTGCGAGCACAGTCACCTGTGGTGACGACGGTCAGTGGAGTCCCAGCCTTCCCAAATGTAGACGCATGTGTAAGACAACAACTCTGGTGGAAATCGATCACAGGATTATTATCGTAATTCCTTTTCTTAACACATTTAACTCGTCTTttctccccccttttttttttttttttttattagcacgGCGCACTAAATGGCAGAGCCGATATGGTGTGTGA
- the LOC125987709 gene encoding 6-phosphofructo-2-kinase/fructose-2,6-bisphosphatase 2 isoform X1: MAARHQKPTDMTDGLMESKRTEKKCSWASYMTNSPTVIVMIGLPARGKTYMSKKLTRYLNWIGVPTKVFNLGVYRRQAVKSYKSYDFFRHDNEEAMQIRKKCALVALQDVKSYLNEEGGQIAVFDATNTTRERRELILNFAKNNSYKVFFVESICDDPDVIATNILDVKVSSPDYPERDRESVMGDFLKRIECYKVTYQPLDPDEHDRSLSFIQVINVGRRFLVNRVQDYIQSKIVYYLMNIHVHSHSIYLCRHGESHHNLQGRIGGDSELSDRGKQFSVALKGFVEEHRLSDLKVWTSQLRRTIQTAEELGVPYEQWKILNEIDAGVCEEMTYKTIEETYPDEYAMRYQDKYHYRYPGGESYQDLVQRLEPVIMELERQGNVLVICHQAVMRCLLAYFLDKSADDLPYLKCPLHTVLKLTPVAYGCKVDMFDLKVEAVNTHRDRPLDRIRKDVPAAFSRRNSFTPLSSHDQIKRPRLYSVGNPPQPRSSQTLVLSSLPFSEASEGVEQRECEDSLNGFSARDTDDRAGT, from the exons ATGGCTGCCCGCCATCAGAAACCTACAGACATGACAGACGGCTTGATGGAGTCCAAACGGACTGAGAAAAAGTGCT CTTGGGCCTCCTACATGACCAATTCTCCAACTGTGATCGTGATGATCGGGTTGCCTGCTCGGGGGAAAACCTACATGTCCAAGAAGTTGACGCGTTACCTCAATTGGATTGGAGTGCCAACTAAAG TATTTAACCTTGGAGTCTATAGGAGACAAGCCGTGAAGTCGTACAAGTCCTATGACTTTTTCAGACATGACAACGAAGAAGCCATGCAAATAAGAAA AAAATGCGCTCTGGTGGCACTACAAGATGTCAAGTCCTACTTGAatgaggaaggagggcagattgcG GTGTTTGATGCTACCAACACCACCAGGGAGAGGAGGGAACTCATTCTTAATTTTGCGAAGAATAATTCATATAAG gTGTTTTTTGTGGAATCCATATGTGATGATCCAGATGTCATTGCTACAAACATCCTG GACGTGAAGGTGTCCAGTCCAGACTacccagagagagacagagaaagtGTCATGGGCGATTTTCTCAAGAGGATAGAGTGTTATAAAGTAACTTACCAGCCTTTGGATCCAGACGAACATGACAG GAGCCTGTCCTTTATTCAGGTCATCAACGTCGGCCGTCGTTTCCTGGTCAACAGAGTGCAGGATTACATTCAGAGCAAAATTGTCTACTACCTCATGAACATCCACGTGCACTCCCACTCCATCTACCTCTGTCGACACGGAGAGAGCCATCACAATCTGCAGGGACGCATTGGCGGCGACTCTGAGCTGTCAGACCGAGGAAAACAG ttttctgTGGCACTAAAGGGTTTTGTAGAAGAACATCGTCTGTCAGACCTAAAAGTTTGGACCAGTCAACTGCGACGCACCATTCAAACTGCAGAGGAGCTTGGCGTTCCCTACGAGCAGTGGAAGATCCTGAACGAGATAGATGCT GGAGTTTGTGAAGAAATGACATACAAAACCATTGAGGAAACGTACCCAGATGAGTACGCCATGAGATACCAGGACAAGTATCACTACCGCTATCCTGGAGGAGAG TCTTATCAGGACCTGGTGCAGCGTCTGGAGCCGgttatcatggagctggagcggCAAGGCAACGTGCTGGTTATCTGTCATCAAGCCGTCATGCGGTGCCTGCTTGCTTACTTTCTGGACAAGAGCgcag ATGATCTTCCATATTTGAAGTGTCCCCTGCACACTGTCCTCAAACTCACCCCTGTGGCTTATG GTTGTAAAGTGGATATGTTTGACCTAAAGGTGGAGGCTGTCAACACTCACAGGGACAGACCATTA GACCGCATAAGGAAAGATGTCCCGGCAGCTTTCTCCCGGCGGAATAGCTTCACGCCGCTGTCCAGCCACGACCAGATCAAACGGCCTCGCCTCTACAGCGTTGGCAACCCACCGCAGCCTCGCTCGTCGCAGACTCTCGTTTTATCCAGCTTGCCGTTCTCCGAGGCATCGGAGGGCGTAGAGCAGCGAGAATGTGAG GACTCCCTGAACGGCTTCAGTGCAAGAGACACAGACGACAGGGCTGGCACTTAA
- the LOC125987710 gene encoding membrane cofactor protein isoform X2 has product MRTIVCIIFCSFFLLFDTAEVPKRCSAPPKYPSTRLHNKFSTRSKFDSGEKVYYKCTENLVAYAGSLSVMCVNGTWTTLTLKCDKMLCGSAGEIRNGRFTYTGVEFGDIATAHCDDGFQLFGRRTRKCMSFGWDGHPPSCEAVVCDEPPEVANAERNGNEEALYKYKSVIVYECRTGTLLGNKVIWCMENGTWSTPPSCREITCPSPKVPNASWTRAHTRLYQHRDTIDINCRHGYTVVGASTVTCGDDGQWSPSLPKCRRMSRRTKWQSRYGV; this is encoded by the exons ATGAGGACCATTGTGTGCATTATTTTCTGTTCattctttttattatttgacACAG CCGAGGTTCCAAAGCGATGCTCAGCGCCGCCCAAGTATCCATCCACCAGACTCCACAACAAATtcagcaccagaagcaagttCGACAGTGGGGAGAAAGTTTACTACAAGTGCACCGAGAACTTGGTTGCATACGCGGGCAGCCTGTCCGTGATGTGCGTCAATGGAACCTGGACTACTTTGACACTCAAATGCGACA AGATGCTGTGTGGCTCTGCTGGGGAGATTCGAAACGGACGCTTTACGTATACCGGCGTAGAATTTGGAGACATTGCTACAGCTCATTGTGATGATGG GTTTCAGCTTTTCGGACGGCGAACCAGGAAATGCATGAGTTTCGGCTGGGATGGTCACCCTCCCTCTTGTGAAG CCGTGGTGTGCGATGAGCCTCCAGAGGTGGCCAACGCAGAGCGAAACGGCAACGAGGAAGCATTGTACAAGTACAAGAGTGTGATTGTGTATGAATGTCGCACGGGGACCCTCCTGGGGAACAAGGTCATATGGTGCATGGAGAACGGCACATGGAGCACACCGCCTTCATGCAGAG AAATCACATGTCCATCTCCAAAAGTGCCCAACGCCTCCTGGACGCGAGCTCACACCAGGCTTTATCAACACCGGGACACGATCGACATCAACTGTCGCCATGGTTACACAGTGGTGGGTGCGAGCACAGTCACCTGTGGTGACGACGGTCAGTGGAGTCCCAGCCTTCCCAAATGTAGACGCATGT cacgGCGCACTAAATGGCAGAGCCGATATGGTGTGTGA